The stretch of DNA CAAAAGTTCATCTGTATGCTCGCCCGCTTTGGGTGGGTCCAAAGACAAAGCTAAGCGCTCACCATTGAGCGATATGGGCAGGGCGGGGAGTTTGCACCGTCCGCCGTCTTCCATTTCCATATCCAGTAGCCCGCCGCCCGCATTCAGGTGCGGGTCGTCAAACATATCTTCTGGTCGACCAATCGGCGCAAAGGGCAGGCCAAGCATTTCTATTTTAGCCATGAGTTCGGCCTTAGTGAGGGATTTGAACTTGTCGATTATCTGCGGCAGGAATTTGTCTTTATGAATAACACGGTCACGATTTTCAGCCAACGTCGGGTCGTCCAGTAAGTTTTGTAAATCAAACGCTTCGCAGAGTGTCTTCCACTGACTATCGCTCACTACTCCAACAAAAACCTGTTCATCATCTTTGGTCTCAAATAATTGATATATGGCCCAGCTTGATACGCGCGCGGGCATGGGCGCGGCGGCTGTGCCTGTGACGGCTTTTTGTGCCATATGCTGCCCAACAAGGAAGACTGTGGTCTCGAATAAGGCAGCGCTAACATGACTGCCTTCTCCTGTGACGTGGCGTTGATTAAGCGCTGCCAAAATACCCATCGCGCCGAACATACCACCAGTGACGTCGATGACTGATGCGCCAGCGCGCAATGGTTGCCCTGGGGGGCCTGTCATATAGGCCAGACCACCCATCATCTGCGTGACTTCGTCGAGCGCCGTGCGGTGAGAATAAGGGCCGTCAAGAAACCCTTTCTCAGAGCAATATATGAGTCGTGGGTTTAGGGCTTTTAACGCCTCATACCCAAAGCCAAGCTTGGCCAGCGCGCCGGGACGAAAGTTTTCAATAAAAACATCAGCGTCTTTAATCAAATCAAGCACCGCTTGTTTGCCCTCTGGGTATTTCAGATTAATGCAGAGCGATTTTTTATTGCGGTTGTACATCGGGAAATATCCAGCCCCCGCCCCACGGAGCCTGCGGGTTTTATCGCCGCCCAATGGCTCGACCTTAATGACTTCCGCTCCCATATCGGCCAGCATCAACCCCGCGCACGGCCCCATGACCATATGGGAAAACTCTATGACTTTTATACCGTTAAGAGGGGTTTGCATTTTGGCTCACAAATTGTTGGTTAATCTCGCCCGCAGTTAGAGTGTTGACCTCTGGATTGTCTTTGACATGGGCCAAAAGCGCCCTCAAAGCCCATATTCGAAACGGTTGTCCGATGACATATGGGGTTAGTGTCAGGCCCAGCATTTGTCCGCCAAAACGGGTATGTTCTGACACGAGCAACTCTATGGCATCTTGGATTTGTTTCAGCCAGCTTTCTTCTGTTTGGCGACGCGTATGAAGCAGGGTGAAATCGGACAGCTCATAGCTATTGGGGATAAGGGTCACATCGGTC from Fretibacter rubidus encodes:
- a CDS encoding CaiB/BaiF CoA transferase family protein, translated to MQTPLNGIKVIEFSHMVMGPCAGLMLADMGAEVIKVEPLGGDKTRRLRGAGAGYFPMYNRNKKSLCINLKYPEGKQAVLDLIKDADVFIENFRPGALAKLGFGYEALKALNPRLIYCSEKGFLDGPYSHRTALDEVTQMMGGLAYMTGPPGQPLRAGASVIDVTGGMFGAMGILAALNQRHVTGEGSHVSAALFETTVFLVGQHMAQKAVTGTAAAPMPARVSSWAIYQLFETKDDEQVFVGVVSDSQWKTLCEAFDLQNLLDDPTLAENRDRVIHKDKFLPQIIDKFKSLTKAELMAKIEMLGLPFAPIGRPEDMFDDPHLNAGGGLLDMEMEDGGRCKLPALPISLNGERLALSLDPPKAGEHTDELLSDLGLDLAALKAKGVI